In Mauremys reevesii isolate NIE-2019 linkage group 8, ASM1616193v1, whole genome shotgun sequence, a single genomic region encodes these proteins:
- the POU4F3 gene encoding POU domain, class 4, transcription factor 3, giving the protein MMAMNTKQPFTMHPALQEPKYSSLHSSSEAMRRVCLPAPQLQGNIFGSFDENLLARAEALAAVDIVSHGKSHPFKPDATYHTMSSVPCTSTSSTAPISHPSALTSHPHHSVHPGLDGDLLDHISPTLTVSGMGAPDHTVMSAQIHPHHLGAMGHLHQAMGMGHPHPVSAHNGMSCIGDVESDPRELEAFAERFKQRRIKLGVTQADVGAALANLKIPGVGSLSQSTICRFESLTLSHNNMIALKPVLQAWLEEAEAAYREKNTKPDLFSGSERKRKRTSIAAPEKRSLEAYFAIQPRPSSEKIAAIAEKLDLKKNVVRVWFCNQRQKQKRMKYSAVH; this is encoded by the exons ATGATGGCCATGAACACCAAGCAGCCTTTCACTATGCACCCTGCCCTGCAGGAGCCCAAGTACTCCAGCTTGCATTCCAGTTCAGAGGCGATGCGCAGAGTTTGCCTTCCAGCCCCGCAG CTTCAGGGCAATATATTTGGAAGCTTTGATGAGAATCTGCTGGCCCGCGCTGAAGCTCTGGCGGCTGTTGATATTGTCTCCCACGGCAAGAGCCATCCGTTCAAGCCAGACGCGACCTACCATACCATGAGCAGTGTCCCCTGCACGTCTACCTCCTCCACCGCGCCCATCTCGCATCCTTCGGCCCTGACCTCGCATCCCCACCACTCGGTGCACCCGGGGTTGGATGGAGACCTCCTGGACCACATCTCCCCAACGCTGACCGTGAGCGGCATGGGGGCGCCCGACCACACGGTGATGTCGGCTCAGATTCACCCGCACCACCTGGGCGCCATGGGGCACCTGCACCAAGCCATGGGCATGGGCCACCCGCACCCGGTCTCCGCTCACAACGGCATGTCCTGTATCGGCGACGTGGAGTCGgatcccagggagctggaggcttTCGCCGAGCGGTTCAAGCAGAGGCGGATCAAGCTGGGGGTGACCCAGGCGGATGTAGGGGCGGCTCTGGCCAACCTCAAGATCCCCGGCGTGGGCTCGCTCAGCCAAAGCACCATCTGCCGGTTCGAGTCCCTCACCCTGTCCCACAACAACATGATCGCCCTGAAGCCCGTGCTCcaagcctggctggaggaggctgAAGCTGCCTACAGGGAGAAGAACACCAAGCCGGACCTGTTCAGTGGCAGCGAGAGGAAGCGCAAGCGGACCTCCATCGCCGCCCCGGAGAAGCgctccttggaagcctattttgCCATCCAGCCCAGACCCTCCTCGGAGAAGATCGCAGCCATAGCGGAGAAACTGGACCTGAAAAAGAACGTGGTGCGGGTTTGGTTCTGCAACCAGAGACAGAAACAGAAACGCATGAAGTACTCCGCCGTGCATTGA